In Pseudomonas hamedanensis, a single window of DNA contains:
- a CDS encoding response regulator → MHVLVCEDDELIASGIVAGLTAQGLTVEHVNTASKARAMLKVAEFDVMVLDLGLPDEDGLKLLQQLRHSGLEIPVLILTARDSVTDRVDGLQAGADDYLLKPFDLRELFARLQTLLRRVAGRSVNLIEHGALTYDPSSRETTLAGQPVDLSRREQSLLQALLHNRGRVLSTEQLKDSVYGFNDELESNALNVHIHHLRSKLGKGIVETVRGLGYRLGPADGGDQGK, encoded by the coding sequence ATGCACGTACTGGTTTGCGAAGACGATGAGCTGATCGCCAGTGGCATTGTCGCCGGCCTCACCGCTCAGGGCTTGACTGTCGAGCACGTCAACACGGCGTCCAAGGCGCGGGCGATGCTCAAAGTCGCGGAATTCGACGTGATGGTGCTTGACCTGGGCCTGCCGGACGAGGATGGGCTCAAGCTGTTGCAGCAGTTGCGTCACTCGGGCCTGGAGATCCCGGTGCTGATCCTGACCGCACGCGATTCGGTCACCGACCGCGTCGATGGCTTGCAGGCCGGTGCCGACGACTACCTGCTCAAGCCGTTCGACCTGCGCGAACTGTTCGCCCGCTTGCAAACCCTGTTGCGTCGGGTTGCCGGGCGCAGCGTCAACCTGATCGAGCATGGCGCGCTGACGTACGATCCGAGCAGCCGCGAAACCACGCTGGCGGGGCAGCCAGTGGACCTGTCGCGCCGCGAGCAGTCACTGTTGCAGGCACTGCTGCACAATCGTGGGCGAGTACTGTCCACCGAGCAGTTGAAAGACAGCGTCTATGGTTTCAACGATGAGCTGGAAAGCAACGCCCTCAACGTGCACATCCATCATCTGCGCAGCAAACTTGGCAAAGGCATCGTCGAAACCGTGCGCGGCCTGGGTTATCGCCTCGGCCCGGCCGACGGCGGGGATCAAGGCAAATGA
- the dsbD gene encoding protein-disulfide reductase DsbD: MRRFFLLFALLISGLAQAGNNPFETKPDFLPVDKAFVLTSERLESGETQVFWQIADGYYLYQKRLKFDGLTPAQQPTLPAGESHSDEFFGEQPVYRQGLEMKIPAAATGQIKVSYQGCADAGLCYPPQTRVIDLGGKTVQADDAQAPDQALASSLQQRALGWSLLVFFGLGLLLAFTPCSLPMLPILAGMIVGSGATPRRGFALASSYVVCMALVYAAMGVIAALLGANLQAWLQNPWLLGAFAAVFVILALPMFGFFELQLPVALRDRLEHASRSRSGGSLIGAGVLGALSGLLVGPCMTAPLAGALLYIAQSGNAVHGGLILFALGIGIGVPLLLLVTVGNRFLPKPGAWMNLLKGVFGFLFLATALLMLRPVLDASLWLGLCGALLLIAAFCAWKQSEGFGRVAQLFGASSLLLGLWGSLLVIGAAGGSDDPYQPLQVYSAGRASTAAPSGHEAFTTINDPVALQRELDAAKAQGQWVLLDYYADWCVSCKVMEKQVFGQAKVMQALNDVRLLRLDVTADNAASRELLGRYKVPGPPTFIWIGTDGEERRSQRITGEVDAEAFLQRWTTTRDAN, translated from the coding sequence ATGCGTCGTTTTTTTCTGTTGTTTGCTCTGCTGATCTCCGGTCTGGCCCAGGCCGGAAACAATCCCTTTGAGACAAAACCGGACTTTTTGCCAGTCGACAAGGCATTCGTACTCACCTCCGAACGGCTGGAGTCGGGTGAAACCCAGGTGTTCTGGCAAATCGCCGATGGCTACTACCTGTATCAGAAGCGTCTGAAATTCGATGGGCTGACGCCCGCACAACAGCCGACGTTGCCTGCGGGCGAATCCCACAGCGATGAGTTTTTTGGCGAGCAACCGGTCTATCGGCAAGGCCTGGAAATGAAAATCCCGGCCGCCGCCACAGGGCAGATCAAGGTCAGCTATCAGGGCTGCGCGGATGCGGGGCTGTGTTACCCGCCGCAAACCCGGGTGATTGATCTGGGCGGCAAAACGGTGCAGGCCGACGATGCTCAAGCGCCAGATCAGGCCCTCGCCAGCAGCCTGCAACAACGGGCGTTGGGCTGGAGCCTGCTGGTGTTTTTCGGCCTTGGCCTGCTGTTGGCATTCACCCCGTGCTCCTTGCCGATGCTGCCGATTCTGGCCGGCATGATTGTCGGCAGCGGTGCCACACCCCGTCGCGGTTTCGCTCTGGCCAGCAGCTATGTGGTCTGCATGGCGCTGGTGTATGCGGCAATGGGCGTGATCGCCGCACTGCTTGGGGCAAACCTGCAGGCCTGGCTACAGAACCCGTGGTTGCTTGGTGCCTTCGCCGCCGTATTCGTGATACTTGCCCTGCCGATGTTCGGCTTCTTCGAGCTGCAATTGCCCGTGGCCCTGCGTGACCGACTGGAACACGCCTCGCGCAGCCGCAGCGGCGGCAGTCTGATTGGCGCCGGTGTGCTCGGTGCGTTGTCCGGTCTGCTGGTCGGCCCGTGCATGACTGCGCCGCTGGCCGGAGCATTGCTTTATATCGCGCAGAGCGGAAACGCCGTGCACGGCGGCTTGATTCTGTTTGCGCTGGGCATCGGTATCGGTGTGCCCCTGTTGTTATTGGTGACGGTCGGCAATCGTTTTCTGCCCAAGCCCGGCGCCTGGATGAATCTGCTCAAAGGCGTGTTCGGCTTCCTGTTCCTCGCCACTGCGTTGCTGATGCTGCGCCCGGTACTGGACGCTTCGTTGTGGCTGGGTCTGTGCGGTGCACTGCTGTTGATCGCCGCTTTCTGCGCCTGGAAACAGTCCGAAGGTTTTGGCCGGGTTGCCCAGTTATTCGGCGCCAGTTCGCTACTGCTCGGGTTGTGGGGCAGTCTGCTGGTGATCGGCGCGGCGGGCGGCAGCGATGATCCCTATCAACCGCTGCAGGTTTACAGTGCCGGTCGCGCCAGCACGGCGGCACCATCAGGTCACGAGGCGTTTACCACGATCAACGACCCGGTGGCGTTGCAACGTGAACTCGACGCTGCCAAGGCGCAGGGCCAGTGGGTCCTGCTCGACTACTACGCCGATTGGTGTGTGTCGTGCAAAGTCATGGAAAAACAGGTGTTCGGCCAGGCCAAAGTGATGCAGGCGTTGAACGATGTGCGCCTGCTGCGCCTGGATGTCACCGCCGACAACGCCGCCAGCCGTGAACTGCTCGGTCGTTACAAAGTGCCGGGACCACCGACTTTCATCTGGATCGGCACGGATGGCGAAGAGCGGCGCAGCCAGCGCATCACCGGCGAAGTCGATGCCGAGGCGTTCCTGCAACGCTGGACCACTACCCGAGACGCCAATTAA
- a CDS encoding TlpA family protein disulfide reductase: protein MLTFTLGTFAIALNHLLLISALALATFVGWRVAKRGGENPESALFSLFLLGMLAARIAFVLMYWPHYRNDPWQIIDLRDGGFLAWPGVIVLLLAALYRGWRRPGLRRPLGFGVVSGVAFWLLATLSLNIYEQGTRLPEISLRNAAGETVKLSDYQGGPLVINLWATWCPPCRREMPVLENAQQQRPDLTFLFVNQAESMQSVATFLETQGLSLNNVLFDRGGRLGQAVGSMALPTTLFYSPDGRLLSSHLGELSNASLARALESFGEPNLNSNPAAAPATSARKLPCPASATC from the coding sequence ATGCTGACTTTCACCCTCGGCACCTTCGCCATCGCACTTAACCACCTGCTGCTGATCAGTGCCCTGGCGCTGGCGACGTTTGTCGGCTGGCGGGTGGCCAAACGTGGCGGCGAGAATCCCGAGTCGGCGCTATTCAGCCTGTTTCTGCTGGGCATGCTCGCGGCGCGCATTGCGTTTGTGCTGATGTACTGGCCGCACTACCGCAATGACCCCTGGCAGATCATCGACCTGCGCGACGGCGGTTTCCTCGCCTGGCCGGGGGTGATCGTGCTGCTGCTCGCAGCCCTCTATCGCGGTTGGCGGCGTCCGGGCTTGCGGCGACCGCTGGGCTTTGGCGTGGTCAGCGGCGTGGCCTTCTGGTTGCTGGCAACCCTGTCGCTGAACATTTACGAACAAGGCACGCGCCTGCCGGAAATCTCACTGCGCAACGCCGCCGGAGAAACGGTAAAACTCAGCGATTATCAGGGCGGCCCGTTGGTCATCAACCTGTGGGCCACCTGGTGTCCACCGTGCCGGCGCGAAATGCCGGTGCTGGAAAACGCCCAGCAGCAGCGCCCGGACCTGACCTTCCTGTTCGTCAATCAGGCCGAAAGCATGCAAAGCGTCGCGACGTTCCTCGAAACCCAGGGCCTGAGCCTGAACAACGTATTGTTCGATCGTGGCGGTCGACTCGGTCAGGCCGTAGGCTCCATGGCGCTGCCGACTACGCTGTTCTACAGTCCCGACGGCCGCCTGCTGTCCAGCCACTTGGGCGAATTGTCCAACGCCAGTCTGGCACGCGCCCTGGAAAGTTTCGGCGAACCGAACCTGAATTCAAACCCGGCCGCTGCACCGGCCACTTCTGCAAGGAAACTCCCATGCCCCGCCTCCGCCACCTGCTGA
- the dsbG gene encoding thiol:disulfide interchange protein DsbG: MPRLRHLLTLTLGSALLHLPSVQAAEELPAAIKQIEAKGAKIVGQFDAPDGLRGYAAQYQNRGMALYLTPDGKHVMVGNLYDAEGKDLSSEPLQKLVYAPMAKEVWAKFEASNWIQDGNKDAPRTVYLFSDPNCPYCNVFWEQARPWVKAGKVQLRHIMVGIIREDSPGKSAALLAAKDPAKALEDHEKAGKGSSLKALKDIPVAVQTKLAANMQLMEDLELQATPAIFYMDGKGELQQQQGAPTPEKLVKILGPR, translated from the coding sequence ATGCCCCGCCTCCGCCACCTGCTGACGCTGACTCTGGGCAGCGCTCTGCTGCACTTGCCGTCGGTGCAGGCTGCTGAAGAACTGCCCGCCGCGATCAAGCAGATCGAAGCCAAGGGCGCGAAAATCGTCGGCCAGTTCGACGCGCCCGACGGCCTGCGCGGTTATGCCGCGCAATATCAGAACCGCGGCATGGCGCTGTACCTGACGCCGGATGGCAAGCACGTAATGGTGGGCAATCTATACGACGCCGAGGGCAAGGACTTGAGCAGCGAACCGCTGCAAAAACTGGTCTACGCGCCAATGGCCAAGGAAGTCTGGGCCAAGTTCGAAGCCAGCAACTGGATTCAGGACGGCAACAAGGACGCGCCACGCACCGTGTATCTGTTCAGCGACCCGAACTGTCCGTACTGCAACGTGTTCTGGGAACAGGCGCGGCCCTGGGTCAAGGCCGGCAAGGTGCAGCTGCGCCACATCATGGTCGGGATCATCCGCGAAGACAGCCCGGGCAAATCGGCGGCGCTGCTAGCAGCGAAAGATCCGGCCAAGGCGCTGGAGGATCACGAAAAGGCTGGCAAGGGCAGCTCACTCAAAGCTCTGAAGGATATTCCGGTGGCGGTGCAGACCAAGCTCGCGGCGAACATGCAACTGATGGAAGATCTGGAGTTGCAGGCCACGCCGGCAATTTTCTACATGGATGGCAAGGGTGAGCTGCAACAGCAGCAAGGGGCGCCGACACCGGAGAAGCTGGTGAAGATTCTTGGTCCGAGATAA
- a CDS encoding alpha/beta fold hydrolase, protein MPFFTVDGQALHYIDQGTGPAVLLAGSYLWDQAMWAPQIAALTPHYRVIALDLWGHGESGRLPEGTASLDDIARQAQALLDHLSIDRVTLVGLSVGGMWGVRLALSAPQRLNGLVLMDTYVGVEPEPTRQYYFSLFKQIEDSGEISEQLLDIVVPIFFRPGIDPQSALYQDFRAKLAAYSSDRLRESIVPMGRITFGRDDLLPRLGELNAATTLVLCGDQDKPRPPSEAREMAELIGCPCVLVPEAGHISNLENPEFVTQILLSFLSEYEKFSS, encoded by the coding sequence ATGCCTTTTTTCACGGTTGACGGACAAGCGCTGCACTACATTGATCAAGGCACCGGCCCGGCCGTGTTGCTGGCCGGCAGTTATTTGTGGGACCAGGCCATGTGGGCGCCACAGATCGCCGCACTCACTCCGCACTATCGGGTGATTGCGCTGGATCTGTGGGGGCACGGTGAGTCGGGACGGCTGCCTGAAGGGACTGCATCGCTGGATGACATCGCCCGTCAGGCGCAGGCCTTGCTCGATCACCTGAGCATTGACCGCGTCACGCTGGTCGGGCTATCGGTCGGCGGCATGTGGGGCGTTCGCCTGGCACTGTCGGCGCCGCAGCGTCTCAACGGTCTGGTGCTGATGGACACTTACGTCGGCGTCGAACCTGAACCTACTCGTCAATATTACTTCTCGCTGTTCAAGCAAATCGAAGACAGCGGAGAAATCTCCGAGCAACTGCTCGACATTGTTGTGCCGATCTTTTTCCGCCCGGGCATCGATCCGCAGTCGGCGCTGTATCAGGATTTTCGCGCGAAACTTGCGGCTTATTCATCCGATCGCCTGCGCGAAAGCATCGTGCCGATGGGGCGCATCACCTTTGGCCGTGATGATCTGTTGCCGCGTCTGGGCGAGTTGAATGCCGCGACTACGCTGGTGCTGTGCGGCGATCAGGACAAACCGCGCCCGCCGTCGGAAGCCCGAGAAATGGCTGAACTGATCGGCTGTCCATGCGTGCTGGTGCCGGAGGCGGGGCATATTTCCAATCTGGAGAATCCAGAGTTTGTCACGCAGATATTGCTCTCCTTTTTGTCTGAATACGAAAAATTCAGTTCCTGA